The DNA window CCGGCATCTACACGTTCTCTGACGAATTTGGCTAGGCCGAAGTCGCCTAAATGAGCACACAAGTCGATGtcaagaaggacattgcccggtTTGAGATCACAATGGGCCACCGGAATGTGACAGTAGTAATGAAGATATTCCAATGCTGAAGCCACATCAATGGCAATGTTTAGCCTCTGACAAATGTCGAGGTTCTCGCGTTGATTCTTCTGGTTCGGATGCAACCATTTCTCCAAACTTCCATTCGGCATGAATTCAAGAACAATGGCCTTGAAATCTTGGCCCTCAGAATCCATAGCTGAACAAGAACCCAAAATTTTGACTAGATTTCTGTGCTTGATATTCCTCAATGCTTCACATTCAGCCATGTAGGTCTTGGAAGTTCCCATCTGGTGAATATTGAGCACTTTCGCAGCAATAAGTTTCCCGTTTTGTGAAAGAGTACCTTTATAGACGGAAGCGAAACCTCCCTCACCTATCAAATTTTCCGTGGAAAATCCATTTGTTGCCTTTGCAAGTTCATTGTAGGAGAAGTTTGAACTCCAATCTTCTGATGGGGAAGTGATCAAGCCTTTCCTTCTTGCTCCCTTGAGCATCATAGAAACTGCAAAATACAACAGCAAAAACAAACCCAAAACTCCAAACGATGTTCCGATCGCTGCTTTGAGTGTACTAGACTGACCCCGTCTTGGAGAATCACCTCCTGGCGGACAAGAAGGTAATTGGAGTTGAAGAACACCTCCACAAAGCCCACTGTTCCCATATAGAGAAACACCACTTGTATTGGCAAATACCCCTCGTTTCGGCACTTCACCTGCGAAGTCGTTGAACGACAGATTTAAATACCGAAGGAACACAAAGTCCTGCAAGAACTCAGGAATTATCCCAGTCATATTGTTTCCTGAGAGATCAAGATCTTGAAGGTTTCTCAAGGCGCTTAATCTCGAAGGGATTGAGCCTTGTAGCGAATTGCCGTCCAAGAATACACTCTCCAAGCTCGAGCAAAGGCCTAAACTCTCAGGAATGCTTCCCGAAAACTCATTATCAGATAAAACAAACATTCTGAGGTTTATAAAGTTTCCAACTTCAATTGGTACGCTTCCACTTAAAGAATTTCGAGCGAGGTTGAACGTAATGGTTAAGGACGAAAGACCGAAAACCTGTGATGGCACAATGCCACTGAGGTTGTTATCAGACAGGTTCAGTAACTTCAACTGCTTACAGTCTCCAAGATTCGCTGGGATATCTCCTGCCAAAACGTTCCTGTCCAACCGGAGTTCAAATAATACGGTTAAGTTACCAATAGCCGGCGGAATTTTTCCTGAAAATCTGTTCACGTTCATGTATAACTGCCTTAGATTGAAAAGTTTATCTATATCAGGAAAAATGGGACCATCAAATTGGTTCCAGCTCACATTTAAAGTGTTCAGGTTGATAAGATTCGTTATCCCCGAAGGAATGCCTCCAGATAAGCTGTTCTCGTTTAGAAGCAATCTCTTCATAGTCGTTGAAAGATTACCTATGGAATCAGGCAGTGGTCCGAAAAACCGGTTACGGGCGATGCTCAAAGATTCGAGGTTGCTGCAATTGATCAACGAATCAAGAAACTTTAAACCTTCGGCATCTTCGCTTCCGAGCAGATTCCAGCCAACATTTAGCCTCTGCAGATTTGGAAGCCTTCCCAAATCGACAGGAACTTTTCCAGTAAACTTGTTGACTGGGATGTCAATTATTTCAAGACTGGAGATATTTGAGAGTGAAAATGGAATCCCTCCTGAAAAACCATTTACTCCGAAATGTAACTCCTTCAGATTCGGAAAATAGCTTCCTAAACTCGAAGGCAGATTCCCTGTCAACTGATTTAATGCCACAGAAAACATCGTTATTCTTGACAGATTGAAAATCGACCCTGGAATCGTACCGGACAAGTTGTTACTCGAAACCTGCAAAAATTCCAGGTTCACAAGGCGTCCAAGATCATCCGGGATAACCCCTCCGAGATAATTCTGCGCGATGGAAAGATTTAGGAGCGAAGATATGTTGCCTAGAACAGGAGGGATCCCGCCTATTAACCCGTTTGCGGATACATGAAGAGCAACAAGATTCGGTAATGTACTAATATCAGCAGGAATTTTTCCAGTGAGATTATTATAGTTGAAATTTAAGACTCTAAGCTCAATACATCGGCTCAAATTCCCCGGAATTTCACCTTCAAACTTATTCTGCATCAAGAAAATGTACTGAAGTCGAAACAGACGACCGATGTCCCCTGGAATCTGGCCCTGGAAAAAGTTATCTCTAAGATCAATGACTCTAAGAAAGGTCATATTAACAATGGCAGAGGAGAGCGAGCCTCCAAGTTTTCGAGATGGCAGCGACAGAATAACGACTCGGGATCTTTGTAAACTACACGTTACGCCCGTCCAATTGCAGAAACTTGACGAATCATTCCACGAACTTAGTACTTGAAGCGGATCGTCTGTGAtgctattcttgaaagaaaGTAACGCGAGCCGGTCAGTTTCGGCATCAAATGAATGTGCTTGGTAACATAAGAAGAGCAAAAATAAGAAGATAATGGAGTAGAAGTATGGCAAGTTACAAAATCTAGACTCCATTTTTTTTTGGCG is part of the Primulina eburnea isolate SZY01 chromosome 1, ASM2296580v1, whole genome shotgun sequence genome and encodes:
- the LOC140824833 gene encoding putative receptor-like protein kinase At3g47110; this translates as MESRFCNLPYFYSIIFLFLLFLCYQAHSFDAETDRLALLSFKNSITDDPLQVLSSWNDSSSFCNWTGVTCSLQRSRVVILSLPSRKLGGSLSSAIVNMTFLRVIDLRDNFFQGQIPGDIGRLFRLQYIFLMQNKFEGEIPGNLSRCIELRVLNFNYNNLTGKIPADISTLPNLVALHVSANGLIGGIPPVLGNISSLLNLSIAQNYLGGVIPDDLGRLVNLEFLQVSSNNLSGTIPGSIFNLSRITMFSVALNQLTGNLPSSLGSYFPNLKELHFGVNGFSGGIPFSLSNISSLEIIDIPVNKFTGKVPVDLGRLPNLQRLNVGWNLLGSEDAEGLKFLDSLINCSNLESLSIARNRFFGPLPDSIGNLSTTMKRLLLNENSLSGGIPSGITNLINLNTLNVSWNQFDGPIFPDIDKLFNLRQLYMNVNRFSGKIPPAIGNLTVLFELRLDRNVLAGDIPANLGDCKQLKLLNLSDNNLSGIVPSQVFGLSSLTITFNLARNSLSGSVPIEVGNFINLRMFVLSDNEFSGSIPESLGLCSSLESVFLDGNSLQGSIPSRLSALRNLQDLDLSGNNMTGIIPEFLQDFVFLRYLNLSFNDFAGEVPKRGVFANTSGVSLYGNSGLCGGVLQLQLPSCPPGGDSPRRGQSSTLKAAIGTSFGVLGLFLLLYFAVSMMLKGARRKGLITSPSEDWSSNFSYNELAKATNGFSTENLIGEGGFASVYKGTLSQNGKLIAAKVLNIHQMGTSKTYMAECEALRNIKHRNLVKILGSCSAMDSEGQDFKAIVLEFMPNGSLEKWLHPNQKNQRENLDICQRLNIAIDVASALEYLHYYCHIPVAHCDLKPGNVLLDIDLCAHLGDFGLAKFVRERVDAGTQAQINSTGIRGSFGYVAPEYGKGGPVSVSGDIYSFGILLLEMFTGKKPTDEMFTDGLTLHSFATNSLHDNVMDIIDPRLTLSTRAEEEEATNHINIEVEKHEQVEKLFVLIVRIGVSCSQEMPKDRMNIKDANVKLQLIRDKFL